The following proteins are co-located in the Xiphophorus maculatus strain JP 163 A chromosome 8, X_maculatus-5.0-male, whole genome shotgun sequence genome:
- the LOC102224723 gene encoding tripartite motif-containing protein 16-like — MEQQAVQVDRETFSCSICLDLLKDPVTTPCGHSYCMNCITKFWDEGEKKENYHCPQCSTTFTQKPDLQKNTMLAALVEQLKKTGLQAAPADHSYAGPEDVACDSCTGRKLKAFKSCLVCLASFCEKHLQPHFVSVAFKKHKLVEPSKNLQENICSKHDEVMKMFCLTDQKCICYLCSVDEHKGHETVSAAAERTERQRELEERRGNIQQRIQDQEKDVKLLQQEVEAINRSADKTVEDSEKIFTQLIRLLQKRSSEVKQQIRSQQETEVSRVKDVQEKLEQEITELKRKDAELEQLSHTEDHNQFLLNYPSLPALSESTHSSSINIRPLRHFEDLTAAVSELRDKLQDVLKDSWTNISLMVTGADVLLSQPEPEPKSRAGFLRYSCEITLDPNTANTWLRLSEGNRKVTVMDHYLSYSSHPDRFTGYFQVLSRESLSGRCYWEVKWRGEPVSVAVAYNSISRVGSGNECAFGYNDKSWALHCYQSNSNFWQNNISTSISGPVSSRVGVYLDHRAGILSFYSVSESMTLLHRVQTRFTEPLLAGVSLAESAEFCKLK, encoded by the coding sequence atggagcagCAGGCGGTTCAGGTGGATCGAGAAACTTTCTCCTGTTCCATCTGTCTGGATCTACTGAAAGATCCAGTGACTACTCCctgtggacacagctactgTATGAACTGCATTACAAAGTTCTGGGATGAAggtgagaaaaaggaaaactaccACTGTCCTCAGTGCAGCACAACCTTCACACAGAAGCCtgacctgcagaaaaacaccatgctagcagctttagtggagcagctgaagaagactggACTCCAAGCTGCTCCTGCTGACCACAGTtatgctggacctgaagatgtggcctgtgattcctgcactggaagaaaactgaaagcctTCAAGTCCTGTTTAGTCTGTCTGGCCTCTTTCTGTGAGAAACACCTTCAGcctcattttgtttcagttgcatttaagaaacacaagctggtggagccgtccaagaacctccaggagaacatctgctctaagcatgatgaggtgatgaagatgttcTGCCTCACTGATCAGAAGTGTATCTGCTATCTCTGCTCTGTGGATGAACATAAAGGCCATGAAACTgtgtcagctgcagcagaaaggactgagaggcagagagagctggaggagagacgaggaaacatccagcagagaatccaggaccaggagaaagatgtgaagctgcttcaacaggaggtggaggccatcaatcgctctgctgataaaacagtggaggacagtgagaagatcttcacccagctgatccgtctcctccagaaaagaagctctgaggtgaagcagcagatcagatcccagcaggaaactgaagtgagtcgagtcaaagatgttcaggagaagctggagcaggagatcactgagctgaagaggaaagacgctgagctggagcagctctcacacacagaggatcacaaccagtttctcctcaactacccctcactgccagcactcagtgagtctacacactcatccagcatcaacatccgtcctctgagacactttgaggactTGACAGCAGCTGTATCAGAGCTCAGAGACAAACTACAGGACGTCCTGAAAGACTCATggacaaacatctcactgatgGTCACTGGGGCGGATGTTCTACTgtcacaaccagaaccagaaccaaagagcagagctgGATTCTTAAGATATTCATGTGAAATCACTCTGgatccaaacacagcaaacacatGGCTGAGACTATCAGAGgggaacaggaaggtgacagTAATGGATCATTATCTGTCTTATTCTAGTCACCCAGACAGATTCACTGGATATTTTCAGGTTCTGAGTAGAGAGAGTCTGTCTGGACGTTGTTACTGGGAAGTGAAGTGGAGAGGGGAACCAGTTTCTGTAGCAGTCGCATACAATAGTATCAGTAGGGTAGGATCGGGTAATGAATGTGCTTTTGGATATAATGATAAATCTTGGGCATTGCATTGTTACCAAAGCAATAGTAATTTTTGgcaaaacaacatttcaacctccatctcaggtccagtttcctccagagtcggagtgtacctggatcacagagcaggtattctgtccttctacagcgtctctgaaagcatgactctcctccacagagtccagaccagatTCACTGAACCGCTACTGGCTGGAGTTTCGCTTGCAGAATCTGCTGAGTTCTGCAAACTTAAATAA